A part of Aegilops tauschii subsp. strangulata cultivar AL8/78 chromosome 2, Aet v6.0, whole genome shotgun sequence genomic DNA contains:
- the LOC109735990 gene encoding uncharacterized protein produces the protein MGCARTVKAGAAAAAAVLVAAGVRLVGPAAAGFVAEEIPRAQAAAATWLTPPYLYLVINAIIISIAASSKFQTSRASGSHAAVGTEPVPVPSPALAMPMELPAPAVAMAMAVPVPVARVPEDVPVVKTPPAPVPAPEMAEEEDFLISRSAWTPQRRVTEAEVEVAPFADLTNKREKPLSSARFGRKAAKPSPEGSRALRVSRPRREDTLESTWKAITEGRAPPLARHLKKSDTFDTRPGRRPSGGGEEVVPPAATMRKAETFNDPAIAMGGAGERKVRREPSLGQDELNRRVEAFINKFNMEMRLQRQESLKHYSEMVGSGGGRY, from the exons ATGGGGTGCGCGCGGACGGTGAAGGCCGGGGCCGCGGCCGCGGCGGCCGTGCTGGTGGCCGCCGGGGTGAGGCTGgtggggccggcggcggcggggttcgtGGCGGAGGAGATCCCGCGCGCGCAGGCGGCGGCCGCCACCTGGCTCACGCCGCCCTACCTGTACCTCGTCATCAACGCCATCATCATCTCCATCGCCGCGTCCTCCAAGTTCCAGACCAGCCGCGCGTCGGGCTCCCACGCCGCTGTGGGGACGGAGCCGGTTCCAGTGCCTTCGCCGGCTCTGGCGATGCCGATGGAGTTGCCTGCACCCGCAGTGGCCATGGCGATGGCGGTGCCCGTTCCGGTGGCACGTGTTCCTGAGGACGTGCCGGTCGTCAAGACGCCCCCTGCGCCGGTGCCGGCGccggagatggcggaggaggaggaCTTCCTGATTTCAAGATCTGCATGGACGCCGCAGCGAAGGGTCACGGAGGCGGAGGTTGAGGTGGCGCCGTTCGCGGACCTGACGAACAAGAGGGAGAAGCCGCTGTCGTCTGCGCGGTTCGGCCGGAAGGCGGCCAAGCCCAGCCCAGAAG GCAGCAGGGCGCTGCGTGTGTCGCGGCCGCGGAGGGAGGACACTCTGGAGAGCACGTGGAAGGCCATCACGGAGGGGCGAGCGCCGCCGCTGGCGCGACACCTCAAGAAGTCGGACACCTTCGACACCCGCCCGGGCCGTCGCccgtccggcggcggcgaggaggtggTGCCCCCCGCGGCGACGATGCGCAAGGCCGAGACGTTCAACGACCCTGCCATCGCCATGGGCGGCGCAGGCGAGAGGAAGGTGCGGCGCGAGCCGTCGCTGGGGCAGGACGAGCTGAACCGGCGCGTGGAGGCCTTCATCAACAAGTTCAACATGGAGATGCGGCTGCAGCGGCAGGAGTCGCTGAAGCACTACAGCGAGATGGTCGGCAGCGGCGGCGGTCGTTACTGA